The DNA sequence TGCTACCAGGCGGGTCACACAATGACTGCGACACCACGATTTCATCTTAGGGGCGTCACCAAGTGCTGTCAAGGAAACCAATCATGAAATTTATTTATCAATAATCGATTTAAGCAAATCGGTATAAGCCAATGTTTTTACTCTTTTATTGCAACGAAGCAAATGATGAGGAGCGCGATCAATATCCTCAACTAAGCAGGGTAACTTTGAACCCAAACATCGTGCGTACTCAAGACCCGTTGCATCTGCAAAATCTTTCGATCCTTAGTCATTAATTGACTAGGGCGGTAGTGATATGCCAAATCAATAAAGGGTTGATCATCTGGATCATCGCAGCGATACGAGCAGCGCGGTGGCGTGGGTTTATGAATCGCCATCTGAGTCCAGGAGCCCAGCAAAGTCGATTGATCATTTGAGTTCTGAGCAAATTGTGGACGGGCGATGACGTCGGTGAGCTCAAGGAGCATCTCGGAGCTGTAAATAAGCTCAAACTGTCCCCGAGCAATGCCATCACGAATCCAATCGGCACGTGGATCTTGAAACACCAACAGATCAAGCACGATATTGGTGTCAAGAACCAGAGTTGTTATTGCCATCCGTGCAGCCAACGATCTAAATCCTTCAGTTCAGTCCAGAGCAGAAGATAGCGCCGCTTCGTTAGAACTGCCTCGAGCTCGACATAGTTTTTCGGAATCGTTTGGTCGCTCGGCAATTGCGGATCATGGACCCTGCTCACCAGAAAATGCTTCTCTCGATGTTGAGGGATGACCGCCGTCCATTTCGTAAGTAATAATTTTTTATGCGAAAGAGGGCGTTTTTGCGACTTGTCGGGTGGGGCCATGATTATTCCTTATACTCGATTCTAATCATTCCTATGAAGAGAAAACCATGACCTTATTCATGCTGACCTGGGCAATTACGTCCTTATCCCTATGGGCGGCAACCTATGTATTTGATGGCTTGCAATTTAATGATTCTGGAGCATTAATTATTTCTGCTCTTGTCTTGGGCCTTGCTAACGCCATCGTCCGTCCTTTATTGATCCTGTTTACCTTACCGCTTACCATCCTTAGTCTTGGATTCTTCTTACTGGTGATTAATGCCTTGGTACTGATGCTGGTTGCTCAGGTGGTCAACGGTTTTATCCTCTCCGGATTTTGGACCGCCTTCTTTGCCAGCATCTTTATTGCCATTCTGAACGCCATCATCGGTTCCTTATTTAGCATCAATCGCATCAAAATTGAGCGCATCCGCTAAGCATCCTGCCTTCGTAGTTGAGGTGCCCTATACCACCTCGCCAAAGATGAGCCGGTATGCAGGCCCATTAATGGATGCTCATCCGGACCCTCGTTATTTAGAAGCTAAGAACCATGAGCTTGCTCTTCTTGGGTCTGAGTTATGTGCCCAGCAGGACGCCGAGCAAACGCGGGAACTGATTACTAAAGCGGCACATGCTCTCAATTTGCCAGAAGCCAGAACTATTCGGAAGATTGATGATTTGGCGCTATGCCTCAATGAGGATGTTGCGCTGTTGGAGAACGATACCCTCACGGCCATTTGCTTTTGCTTTCCCAGTAGTTGGATACCTGCTAAACGTCTTGGCATGCCACTCGCACAAATTCATCATCCGGTTGCGGATGGGGAGCGACTGGTGCAGGCCAGTCCAAAGATCGCCCATGTCATGAGCGATCCTCAGCAAGGATCCTTTCGGCGTTTTGTCTGGACGATTAGCAATAGTCCCGAACTCAGTCAACATCCATCACGAAAGTCAAATGCAACACCACAAAGGATCGATGATCTGTATTACCGCTTAGAAACTCAAACCACTATGCCAATCAACACCTCTCAGGGAAGAGCCAGTCTATTTCTTGTGAAGGTTGAGGTTTGCCCATTGATGGTGTTTTGGCAAAACCCAGAACAACGCACTCAAATCTGTGCGAGTATTCAATCGATGAGTGAAGCGGTATTGGAGTACAAAAATTTACACTCGATTAAAGCCTTACTACTTCAGAATAGGTGATTGAATAGGGTTATGAAATGGAAAGTTTTGGACCGATTATTCTGATTGAGGTCATCCTCGTATTTGGAGGGGTGCTACTCTTTGCATGGTGGCAATTGCGCGATCTCAAGAAAGAACGCGAGAAGGATCAAAAAAAGAGGGAAGAGGATAAATCCTAAGCATATTGCACTGCATCGATAGACATCATCTCAAATACTTGCTAAAACTTAGAATTACACTAAGATGAACTTATTGTGCCAAAACCAGCCACAAAATACTTCCCTGAAGAGAGCTACACCGAACTCGATTTGGTCAGTCTGTCCTACGTCAGTGATGCAACCGAAGAGTTTGGCATTTTGGCATTGATGCAGCTAGTAGATAAGGCATCACGTCGCAATAAGAGCTTAAACATCACTGGCGTTTTATCCTTTGACAATGGTCGCTTTGGTCAAATATTGGAGGGTAAGCCCAAGGATGTGGAATTGCTTTGGGAGGCTATCCAGCGTGATCCACGTCATTCCAATGTAGTATCGCTCGGTATGAAGCGTATCAATTCTAGGCGCTTTGCAAACTGGTCCATGCGTCTGTGTGGCCGAGAAGAAATTACTTCCGCTAATCCCGACATCAAGCTCTAATTATTTTTGTAACTCGCATTGCATGATGGGATATCCATCTTGCAAGCTTGCCTGCACATACTGATCGGTCTTTGATACATACACCTTCACTCCTTTGCCGTCGCCAATATTGTTGACATTGGTAAAGAGTGCGGTCTTACTGTCAATCCGTTTTAAGCTTGCAATCGTGGTCGGTTCACCGATACTAAATTTAGAGCCCGTCCAGCGGTCGGGTCGAATGAAGTCGCCCTTAACCAGTTTGCCGCGGTAGGTCTTCATATAAATACAATCTTTTTGATTGAGGATCAAATCAACTGGATCATCTTTACGGTCAAACCAGCTTGCCTGTAATAAGGAACTTGATAGAAGTAGCATCACGCACAATAAAGGGTTAATCAAGCGCTTCTTCATGATGCGAGAATTAGATCAATTGAGAACCTTATAGCCACGACCCACTAGGCATTTCTTGACAATGGCCTCTTGGGATTCATTTCCCTTATAAGCGCCACCAGCAGCTCCGATCACCGCACCGGCTCCTGCAGCCTGAACAATCTCCGTGCGATTACCGCCGGTAACAAGTCCTAGCAAACCCCCCACGACAGCACCCGCGCCTGCACCCTTCGCAGCGGTACCACCCATACCACTTGCTTCCTTGGCATAGTTTTGACATTCGGCAAGATCTTTTTCATAGCGCGCTTCGTTGACACCTTTCATGTCCACTATTGGGCGCACATCAGCGCCAGCACAGGCAGCCAGTACCACTGCTGTTAGGGGAATGAGATAGATCTTGCTTGCTTGATGAACTTTCACCTAAATCATTAAATCAAAGGCGATGGGGATCGTCAAGGATTGCGTGATCAAGCCCTAAACCGCCCACCTTTAATGCTTTCTAAGCCCCGTGGATCAAGTTGATAGAGATAAACCCAAGCGATTTGCCATTCCGATGTTCCAATGAGATGGATGGAGCGCAATACGCGTTGATATTCATGGGGGCTTGGATCGTCGGGCGAGCATTCTTCATATCGATCAACCACATCCAGTAATTGCATATTGTTTAGGCGCCAGAGCTCTCCATAAACCCAAGATTCTGCAAACTGGATTGACTCGCTGGGTCGATCCGTAGCGCCGGGATACCAGGATATTCGATAGAGCAGACCAGGCATCTGCGCTGCACCCAAGTACTCAGCACCCGCATGAAATTGCATTGCATTGGGATGACTAAAGGGGCTCATTAAGGTTCCATAAACAAATAGAAGATCGGAGCGCATCATTGTTTTACATGGAAACCCTAATAGGAGGAAGTAAAAAGCCTATTCACAATCAATCTTAATCGATCAAGAAGGTGCACCAAGATGAAAACCGTTAGCCAGCTGCTCGCAGAGAAACATCACCGAATCGAAACTATTGCTCCCAATGTACATGTGTTTGATGCCCTAAAACTCATGTTGGAGAAAGACATTGGCTCGCTGTTGGTAATTGAGTTTGGTAACCTAGTCGGCATTTTCACTGAGCGTGATTACGCCCGTAAATTAGTTCTACAGGGCAAAAGCTCACAAAATACCTTGGTGCGAGATGTCATGAGTACCAAACTGATTACAGTAAAACCAGCAGATACCCTGGACTACTGTATGCAACTCGTGACAGAAAAGCGCATTCGCCATCTCCCAGTATTGGATGGCGGCCGCTTGATTGGCATGCTATCGATTGGGGATTTGCTCAAAGCTGCACTCGCAGAACAAGCTGCTACGATTGCGCAACTTGAGGCGTATATTAATTCTTAAAGCCCCATTTCTTTAAAGACGTCTTTGGCGGTACGAAAGCTATCAATGGCTGCCGGAACGCCGCAATAGATTGCCGATTGTAAAAAGATCTCTGCAATCTCATCTTTGGTCAAACCATTATTGATTGCACCCTTAACATGCAGTTTGAGTTCATGGGGCCGATTGAGTGCAGTCAGCATTGCTAAATTAACAATGCTGCGGGTTTTGCGATCAAGGCCAGGCCGATTCCAGATTTCATTCCAGCAGTATTCAGTTACCAGCTCTTGGAGCGGTAAGTTGAACGAATCGGCATTGCGAATCGCTTGATCCACGTACTCGGCACCGAGTACCTCACGACGGGTTTTTAATCCTTTTTCAAAAGCATCACGATTCATGACTGTCTCCTTAGTAATTTACTAAACAGCAGTATAGTAATAGGCATGAACATTCGTTTGATTCCCGGAATTCTGATCATGGCAGTAGGCCTATCAGCCTGCGGAACCCCAGAGAGTGGCTTTCGGGTGGTTCAACGTTCCGACGGCATGATTGGTGTGCAGGCTGTGAAGGGCGCTAAAGAGATCGAGGCACAAGAGCTGGCAACTAAAGAGTGTAAAAAGAATGGAAAATCCGTCGCCCGTATTTCAGAGGCCCGCACCACCCACAATGACAAATTTCCAATGATTTATATTTATCAATGTCTGCGCTAGTCATACCTAGCGACCTAATCCAATGTCGATTCACACTCATACCCAAACCATTCCACTATTTCCACTGGGAACCACCTTATTCCCTGATGGAGTGATGCTGCTCAAAATCTTTGAAGTGCGCTACCTCGATATGGTCAAACAGTGTGTGCGCGAGGGTTCTGGCTTTGGTGTGGTTACCCTAAACAGTGGGGACGAGGTGCGTATGCCAGGTCAAGAGATTGGATTTAATTCAGTAGGAACCTTTGCCCGGATTAAAGAATTTGATCCGGTACAGCCTAGTCTCTTCATGATTCAATGCCAAGGGGAGCAGCGCTTTCGTGTCAAATCCAGTGAAACCAAACGCAATGGCCTGATTGTTGCCGAGGTTGATTTCATCGAAGACGATGCTTTCATGGAGGTTCCAGAGGATCTCAAAATTGCCTCTACCGTATTGGGTAAAGTGATTCAGTCTTTTAAAGAGCAGGGCGCAGCCCTTGGGAAAGAGCTGCCCTTTAGTAAACCCTATCGCTTTAACGAATGCGGCTGGGTCGCCAATCGCTGGTGCGAGCTCTTGCAATTAAGCCCTGGCCAGAAGCAATTTTTCTTAGAACAAGAGAGTCCTCGTCTTCGGTTGGATCTGATTCATGAACTGCTAGAAGAGATGGGCGTCTATAAAGCCGTTAAGTAAGCATGAGCTATTCCTACGAATGCTCGGTTTGTGGGAACGCCCGTCCCGTTACTGGCGAATGCCCATTTTGTAATACACCAATTGCACCGCTTGCACACTCCGATACTGACGTCATTAACCTAGAGCTGGATAGCCCTTCGAGCGATGAAGCCCTTGATCAACTAACGCATTACATTCGGGCTGCCAGTGAAGCGCAAATTCGGGCCTTGGTTGTGATTCATGGTTATGGCTCGAGCGGGAAGGGTGGCAATATCCGCAAAAAGGTTCGTGAGGCTTTGGAACATAATTATTTTGCGGATCGTGTGAGCGAGTATTATCACGGTGAGGATCTTCGGCATCAATCGGACTTATATCGTGACGTAATTAAGCGCCGACCTGGTTTAAAGAAGCACTTCAAATTGTTTAAAGAGGGTAATGCTGGAATGACCTTATTAATGATGCACTCACAGCCCTAAGAGCAATGCCAAACTATTGGTCCACCAGCGGTTTTGATACATTGAAAGTGAATGCAGATCACCATCTGGTGGTGACCGATGACTTTCTTAGAACCTATCTTGCTCGCCCGGAGCTGAGTCTCATTCCACAGTCGTGCGCTCAAGAACGAGCGGTCCATGAGCGTCTATTGAATTCACCACGCGAAGAAATTAGCCAAGCTGAGATTCAGAAAATCGCCGATCACGACGTGCAGGCTAACTATGAAATTTGGTTTCGCTACCGAGCTAAATTATTAGCCGCAAGCTCCCTTGAGCACTTTTACATGAGTCTGTTTCAGGGGAAGGGAGTCGATGTCCCACCTTTATTTGTGAGCCAGCTCACTCAAATTTTCCTTCGGCATATATTGGGTGAGAACCCAGACCCTTACGAACTAAGGATGGCAGAGTTCTTCTTTCGCACCCAAAAGGTCAGCATTCTGGAGGGTGGTGTTTTAATGGCAGCAGACCATGAAACGATTGAGCGAAATGCACAGGCCTCTGACTTTGGCAATATTGTTGATCTTCTAAAGAATCAATCACTGGCTGCTCGTACGATCGACTTGGATGTATTGCATCCCGATAATGCCAAGTCCTATTGGGGTCGTGATGAGTTCTATGATTTCGCAGTCCAGCTCAATTTCGATCAGCCTGCATTACCTGCCTTGGCGCGTCTTCTAGAAAAATGGATCAAGCATTTTTTAGGGATCGATACAGTGATTACCCCGTTGAAGGAGATCGCCGACTCCAAATGGGTTTGGCATGTTGGCTTAGATGCTGCTGCGACCGAGATTCTGAATGGTTTGTACCAAGAGCAGAGTCTTGATGAAAGTGTTCTTAACCGCTTAATTTGCCTCTTTAAGCTCGAATTCAAGGACCTGAGCCCAGTGCTTAGCCAGGTTCGAGGCAAACCCGTGTATTTGGGTCTGGCAATGAACGATCAGTCTCAGATTAAGCTCAAGCCCCAGAACCTCTTATTTAATCTTCCCTTAAGCCCTGTTTCGTAAACACTTTTTTCTATTCCGTCTGTTGCAGCGCAATAGAATTTAGGGTATACTATTAGGTATAAACCCTTAGGAGAAGAAAATGACTACAACAACTATCAAACCCACTTTGGCTGCCGGTTCAATAGGAGCTAGCGCCGGATCAAATTCTGGTATCTTGGCAACAATCCTTAAAACCTTGCGCATGCTTGGCAAGGCCTGGGAAGAGTCCAGAGTGGAATATAAAAAACGTGCCATCTTAGGTGGCGGTTGGGAATAATTGAAACCTGTCCGTATTGACTTTGTATCCGATATCGCCTGTCCTTGGTGTGCCGTTGGATTAGCATCCCTAGAACAGGCGTTAAAAGAACTCGGAAGTGAAGTCAGTACGGAGATCCAGTTTCAACCCTTTGAATTAAACCCTCATATGCCCCCAGGCGGGCAAGATGTCTTTGAGCATCTCACCGAGAAGTACGGCACGACCATTACTCAGGTCAAGGCCAATCAAGAGAAAATCTATCAGCGTGCTGCTGAACTAGGATTTCCATTTCATCCCGAAGGTCGCAAGCGGGTCTACAACACCTTCAATGCCCATCGTCTATTACATTGGGCCATGGTGGAATTTGATCTCGATGCCCAGCATCGTCTCAAAAAAGAGCTTCTCAAGAGTTACTTCACCTTAGCAGTTGATATGGATCAGCACGAACAGCTGCTAGAAGCAGTTGAGCGTGCTCAGTTACCAGCCGGGCGCGCTCGAGAAGTTCTCGCCTCTGATGAGTTCGCAAAGGATGTGAAAGACCAAGAGCAAAAATACCATCAGCTTGGCGTGCACTCGGTACCCTCGATCATTCTGAACAATCAATTCATTATTCAGGGTGCACAATCCCCAGAGCTCTTTGCGGAAGCTCTGCGTGATTGCGCCAATGGCGTGATCTAAATCCCAGCACTTCTAATGAATACAATGACGGTATTCATTTTGGAGGGTAGCTCATGATTCACGGAATTCAAATTAACCCACGGCACGAACCTGCCGAATTAGGCATTCATGCGCTGCGTGGTATGCCATCCACCGTGATAAGCGATATGTTGGGACGCACCCTGGTTGCCAAGGATATTCTGCCGATTCATCGCGCGCCAATGTCTGTCTGCGGTAATGCTTTCACCATCAAAGTTCATACGGCAGATAACCTCATGGTTCACAAAGCATTACAAATGGTGCGTCCAGGGGATGTGATGGTGATTGATGCCGAGGGCGATACCGGTTGCGCGGTGATTGGTGAGATCTTGACGCGCGTTGCTAAAAGTCGCGGCGTCGTCGGTATCGTTGTCGATGGTGCAGTGCGCGATGTCGATGCGCTCGAGGAGTTAGCCTTCCCATGCTGGGCACGTGGTATTAGTTTGCGTGGCCCCTTAAAGGATGGACCAGGTGCAATTAATATACCCGTCTCCATCGGCGGGATGATTGTGAACCCTGGAGACATTATCTTGGGTGATCAAGACGGCGTGATTGCCGTTCCTCCAACTCTTGCTGCAGAAGCAGCCCGTCTTGGCCAAGAAAAGATCAAGCAAGAACAAGAGATTCTCAAAACGATCGAAGCCGGAACTTATGCGGCACCATGGGTTGATGAGCTACTCATCAAAAAAGGGGTGAAGCTTTAATTACAAAGCGATCACGCAGCGATTAGCAATCCCCACTTGGCTTAAAACCTGAGAACCATTCAAACCAGCAATCTCAAGAACGCAAACCGCTGCAGCAACTTGCGCTCCGGTTTTCTGAACAAGACGCGCAGTTGCGGCGATAGTACCGCCAGTCGCCAAAACGTCATCAACGATCAGCACCGAAGCCCCGGGCTGCAAAATATGTTTACTGATCTCAAGAGTATCTGATCCGTACTCTAAGCCATAGGATTCTTGATGGATATCGGGCGGTAATTTGTTGGGCTTGCGGACCATCACGAACCCTTTATGAAGATGAGTGGCAAGTGCCGAGGCAAAAATAAAGCCCCGGGACTCAATCCCCAAAATATAGTCAAAGGAGTACTCAGTGCTAAGCTTACCTAGCGATTGAACGGTATAAGCAAAGGCATCCGCATTGGCGAGTAGGGGAGCAATGTCCCGAAATACGATCCCAGGCTTCGGAAAGTCCAAAATGCCAGGCAAGTAGTCTTCAAGCTTCATCCGTTTAGAATCCAATCATGACTATCGAACACCCCATCTTACTAGTAGTTGCTCTTAAGAATGAACTTGAGGCAATTACCATTCCAAAAAACATTGCAGTGGCATACACCGGAATCGGCAAAATCAATGCGGCTACGGTTACTCAAAGTGCGATTATTCATTATCAACCCAGTTTGATCATTAACTTTGGAACTGCCGGAGGATTGAATCCCAAGCTCAGTGAGTTAGTAACGATCGGACGTGTGATTCAGCGCGATATGAATGCGCAGCCCCTGGCACCTCGTGGCATCACCCCGTTTTGCACCAAGCCCGCCGAATATCTATCTGAGTCGGGTAAATATACCTGTGGCACTGGAGATAGCTTCGTAACCAGCATAGATCCTTGGTTGATCGAGCAGAAGGTTGATGTGGTGGATATGGAGTTATTTGCCATTGCGGCAATCGCCCATCAGCACCAAATCCCTTGGCGCTCATATAAATTTATCAGTGATACCGCCGATGATCAGGCAGGTGAGCAGTGGCACGAGAAAATAAACCATGGGGAAGAGCTCTTCTTGGAAGAGCTCAAACAGTTACTATCTTGATCGGACCCATGCTCAATCGACCCATTCTCTTGCTAACAGCAGGACTCTGCCTTCATGGAAATGGATGGGCAAACGAAGAAACCGCTGAGGTTTCCAAAACGATACGCGTCAAGCCAATTCCGATGGAAAGCGCAAAGACCATTATTGGTCAAGACTTTCGTTACCCCAGTGGAACGCCCCAGATTCAGGTCTTTGAGATTGAGATTCCTCCGGGTCAGCAAACCACATTGCATCGCCATGCCATACCACTCTTTGCCTATATCGCCAGCGGAGACCTGGAGCTTGATTACGGCAGCAAGGGCAAAAAGATTATGCGATCTGGCACCTCGTTTGTGGAAGCCATCAACTGGTGCCACTTTGGTAAGCCCCTGGGTAATCAGTCCGTTAGAATCATTGCTGTTTATCTTGGACAAAAAAATCCAGACCTCGCGATTTCAGAAGACTGTACAAAACCCGATTAGGACGATTCATGAGCACATCATTTGTTATTCCAGCCCCAGTTACTCCATCTTTGCCCGTTGTGGGTGATAGCAAGCGCTTTCCCGTCAATCGCATCTATTGCGTTGGGCGCAATTACGCTGATCACGCCCGTGAGATGGGTCATGACCCCGACCGCGAGCCACCATTCTTTTTCATGAAGCCCGCGACCGCGGTTGTGACCGATGGTCATGACATGGCTTATCCGGCTTTATCCAACGATGTTCACCACGAGTTAGAAATGGTTGTCGCTTTGGGTAAAGGTGGAGCGAATATTCCTGTAGACCAAGCCTTAGATCATGTGTGGGGCTATGGTTTGGGACTCGACATGACCCGTCGTGATTTGCAAGGCGAAGCCAAAAAAATGGGTCGTCCTTGGGATACTGGTAAAGCCTTTGATCAGTCCGCACCATGCTCGGCCTTAGTGCCTGTAAGTCAATGCGGACATTTATCCAAGGGTCGTATTTACCTGACGGTGAACGGTCAAGTGAAGCAAGACGGTGATCTTGCGATGATGATTTGGAATGTACCGGAGACGATTGCCTACTTGTCCACGCTCTTTACCCTAATGCCAGGCGATTTAATCTTCTCAGGAACCCCTGCAGGAGTCGCTGCGGTCCAACGCGGTGATGTATTGGAAGGCCATGTAGATGGCTTACCGACTCTCCAAACCAAAATTGTGTAAGGCTTTAGAGCTCAGACTGGTTCTCGAGCGCAAATAATTTGAGGGTATCAAAATCCACATGGTCAAGTGCATTGATGTGGGTACTCTCTAGTTTAAGGAGTGGTGCACAGCCATTCGCTAGAGCCTCTTGCCAGCGAGTAATGCACAAACACCATTGATCGCCCGCTTTAAGCCCCGGAAAGTTCCACTCTGGTCTCGGGGTAATCAGATCATTGCCCCGCTGATGACTAAACTCCAGAAATTCATCGCTCATGATTGCACATACCAAATGCAAGCCAACATCCTCGTCATTGGTCTTGCAGCAACCATCCCGAAAGAAGCCAGTGAGCGGATCAAACGAGCAGGGTACGAGTGGCTCACCAAAGACATTACGCACAATCTCAGGCATTTGTTCTCCTTACTTCCCTTGCCAATTGGGAGGGCGACCACTTAAAAATGCCGTTACACCCTCTTTAAAGTCTGCGCTGCCGTACACCTCGGTAATTAAATCATCGCAATTCGGTAATGAATGTCCGATCACGCGCGCCATGATGAGTTTGGATGCCTTTTGAGTAATTGGTGCTAGAGCAGCTAATTGCTTTGCAAGATCCATACTCATCCGCTCAAGATCCTCTGATTCACCAGTTTGGTAGATAAATCCCTGTGTCAAAAGCTCTTGCGCCGAGATTAACTCAGCAAGTAAGAGCATGCGTTTTGTGATTGCAACCCCAAGATGGGCCGTTAACCAGGCGATATTGCTCGGCGAGAGGGTATTGCCAAGTGTGCGTGCAATTGGTACTCCAAATTTTGCAGTTGGAGTCGCTATCCGAAAATCACACAAAGCCGCAATTGCTAAGCCACCACCAACTGCGAGTCCATCAATAACTGCAATCGTTGGTATGGGTAGTTGTTGAAGAGGCCCCAAATAGTGATCAATCATGCGCTCATACTGAACCCCATCGGCACCACCTTGAAAGGATTGAAACTGGGCAATATCACTACCCGAGACAAAGGATTTACCACCAATTCCTCGCAAAATAGCGACTCGCACAGAAGGATTTTGTGCAAGCTCTAAACAAATCGTGCGCAATTGCTCATACATCGCCTGCGTCATCGCATTACGCGCTTGGGGATGATCAAAAAAGAGATGTGCGATCGAGTCCTTAATCTCGCAATACACCCGAGCATTGATTGCATCACTCATGCAGCAAATGCACCCTGTGCGCGTAGTGATTCAATTTGATCCGAGGTAAATCCAGCCTGCTCTAAAACCTCTTGGGTATGCTCGCCCAATAGGGGAGGATGACGACGAATTTGCTGCGGGGTGCCTTGCATCTTGACCGCAAAGCCGATGTTAGGAACTTTGCCCTCCAGCGGATGATCAATCTCAATCTTCATTTGGCGATGCTTACCATGCTCGCTCTCAAAAGCCTGCGGATAATCTAAGATTGGCCCAGCCGGAATTCCCTCAGCCAACATCAGATCAATCCACTCACTTGCATCTTTATTAGCAAAGGATTTTTCAAGTTCAGTGATTAGTGCTTGGCGATGACCGAGTCGACCAGCAATCGTTTGGTAATCAGGGTTCTGTAACAGATCTGGGCGCATCAAGATGTCACAGAGTTTTTGCCAAAGCTTGTTATTCGTGGCACCCATCACGAAGTAACCATCTTTTGCTTTCACAGCTTGATAAGGCGCAGTCATACGGTTGGCCGTACCCAGTGCAATAGGAGGTTGACCGGTGCCCCAGTACTCGGAGGTATCCCAAATCGAGAACGCCAGTGCTGAATCAAATAAGGATGCATCAATGTATTGACCCTGGCCCGTGCTCTTGGCTCCAATATACGCTGACAGAGCCGCATAGACCGCAAAGAGTGCGCAGCCAATATCAGCAACGGGAACACCGGCTTTGACGGGTTTGCCATCGCCATGGCCGGTCACACTCATTACTCCGGACATCGCTTGAGCCATTAAATCAAAACCAGGACGCTCTGCCCATGGACCACTTTGGCCAAAACCCGAGATGCTGACGTATACCAGTGCGGGATTGATGTTGCGCATTGCCTCGTAACCAACACCCAGTCGTTTCATGACCCCCGGGCGATAGTTCTCCACCAAAATATCAGCGTCCTTGGCCAACTCAAACAAAATCTCTTTGCCAGCATCGGACTTCAGATTAATCGCAATGCTACGTTTATTGCGATTCATGTTCAAAAAGCCCATGCTATCGGGGCCTTTCATCTTAAAACCCATGGCACCACGGGTTTGGTCACCTGAGCCTGGTGGCTCGACCTTGATGACATCGGCGCCCATATCGGCGAGCAACATACAGCAGTAGGGGCCCGCCATGACTTGACTCACATCAAGAACCTTAACACCGGCGAGGGGTAGAGGACGATTAGTTTGGGATGTAGAGGAATTCATCATGGCATTCTAAACACAAAACCATTTTTTGTTTGTGCACATCCGTCTATTAAAATTATGAGTATGTATATGTTTTTACCTTTTGTGATTGCATTACTAGCCGCCATCTTCATTTGGTTTGAGAAGCGCGTACTTGGATTGCTGTTTGCATTCGCTAGCGCTGTGATCACGGTCGCATGGTTCTTGCATCATGCCTCCGACAAACTCAATATTAGCCTATGAGTAAGCTAACCTTACCATCGCTTAGTGGCC is a window from the Polynucleobacter sp. HIN11 genome containing:
- a CDS encoding glycine zipper family protein, with translation MKVHQASKIYLIPLTAVVLAACAGADVRPIVDMKGVNEARYEKDLAECQNYAKEASGMGGTAAKGAGAGAVVGGLLGLVTGGNRTEIVQAAGAGAVIGAAGGAYKGNESQEAIVKKCLVGRGYKVLN
- a CDS encoding phage holin family protein; amino-acid sequence: MTLFMLTWAITSLSLWAATYVFDGLQFNDSGALIISALVLGLANAIVRPLLILFTLPLTILSLGFFLLVINALVLMLVAQVVNGFILSGFWTAFFASIFIAILNAIIGSLFSINRIKIERIR
- a CDS encoding LON peptidase substrate-binding domain-containing protein, with product MSIHTHTQTIPLFPLGTTLFPDGVMLLKIFEVRYLDMVKQCVREGSGFGVVTLNSGDEVRMPGQEIGFNSVGTFARIKEFDPVQPSLFMIQCQGEQRFRVKSSETKRNGLIVAEVDFIEDDAFMEVPEDLKIASTVLGKVIQSFKEQGAALGKELPFSKPYRFNECGWVANRWCELLQLSPGQKQFFLEQESPRLRLDLIHELLEEMGVYKAVK
- a CDS encoding PIN domain-containing protein: MAITTLVLDTNIVLDLLVFQDPRADWIRDGIARGQFELIYSSEMLLELTDVIARPQFAQNSNDQSTLLGSWTQMAIHKPTPPRCSYRCDDPDDQPFIDLAYHYRPSQLMTKDRKILQMQRVLSTHDVWVQSYPA
- a CDS encoding heme-dependent oxidative N-demethylase subunit alpha family protein, producing MSASAKHPAFVVEVPYTTSPKMSRYAGPLMDAHPDPRYLEAKNHELALLGSELCAQQDAEQTRELITKAAHALNLPEARTIRKIDDLALCLNEDVALLENDTLTAICFCFPSSWIPAKRLGMPLAQIHHPVADGERLVQASPKIAHVMSDPQQGSFRRFVWTISNSPELSQHPSRKSNATPQRIDDLYYRLETQTTMPINTSQGRASLFLVKVEVCPLMVFWQNPEQRTQICASIQSMSEAVLEYKNLHSIKALLLQNR
- a CDS encoding gamma-glutamylcyclotransferase family protein, whose amino-acid sequence is MMRSDLLFVYGTLMSPFSHPNAMQFHAGAEYLGAAQMPGLLYRISWYPGATDRPSESIQFAESWVYGELWRLNNMQLLDVVDRYEECSPDDPSPHEYQRVLRSIHLIGTSEWQIAWVYLYQLDPRGLESIKGGRFRA
- a CDS encoding CBS domain-containing protein, whose protein sequence is MKTVSQLLAEKHHRIETIAPNVHVFDALKLMLEKDIGSLLVIEFGNLVGIFTERDYARKLVLQGKSSQNTLVRDVMSTKLITVKPADTLDYCMQLVTEKRIRHLPVLDGGRLIGMLSIGDLLKAALAEQAATIAQLEAYINS
- a CDS encoding Smr/MutS family protein, whose amino-acid sequence is MSYSYECSVCGNARPVTGECPFCNTPIAPLAHSDTDVINLELDSPSSDEALDQLTHYIRAASEAQIRALVVIHGYGSSGKGGNIRKKVREALEHNYFADRVSEYYHGEDLRHQSDLYRDVIKRRPGLKKHFKLFKEGNAGMTLLMMHSQP
- a CDS encoding carboxymuconolactone decarboxylase family protein, producing the protein MNRDAFEKGLKTRREVLGAEYVDQAIRNADSFNLPLQELVTEYCWNEIWNRPGLDRKTRSIVNLAMLTALNRPHELKLHVKGAINNGLTKDEIAEIFLQSAIYCGVPAAIDSFRTAKDVFKEMGL
- a CDS encoding BLUF domain-containing protein, which gives rise to MPKPATKYFPEESYTELDLVSLSYVSDATEEFGILALMQLVDKASRRNKSLNITGVLSFDNGRFGQILEGKPKDVELLWEAIQRDPRHSNVVSLGMKRINSRRFANWSMRLCGREEITSANPDIKL
- a CDS encoding TIGR02450 family Trp-rich protein; the protein is MAPPDKSQKRPLSHKKLLLTKWTAVIPQHREKHFLVSRVHDPQLPSDQTIPKNYVELEAVLTKRRYLLLWTELKDLDRWLHGWQ